The proteins below are encoded in one region of Streptomyces cyanogenus:
- a CDS encoding ArsR family transcriptional regulator produces the protein MGWWQLNADTLARSRFVISPLAETFACLKLLHAGRGSHPGEQAWLGTHLPGYRARLAADPVTARLVRAGLGREWIADFLTPAPRAGESFAEEVARVRAAGPGAARAHLRLSLAGPLPAELDRDDLPERAAGLLEWVWQETVRPSWERRRRVLEADVVARTARVSQGGWASVLDSLRPGGTRWLGDNRFQVNLHEYPPREISGAELVFVPVTAQRTGWVAWEERERYAVVYPCTGVLAGDGGRAVPAGLGALLGAARAAVLVLLGSPMSTSQLTAVTGQGLGSVGRHLRVLREAGLVERRRAGRSVLYVRTAAGDVLVEAGRGGPDPAGLASGHDDY, from the coding sequence ATGGGGTGGTGGCAGCTCAACGCGGACACCCTCGCGCGGAGCCGGTTCGTCATCTCGCCGCTCGCCGAGACGTTCGCCTGTCTGAAGCTGCTGCACGCGGGGCGGGGTTCGCACCCCGGTGAGCAGGCGTGGCTGGGCACCCACCTGCCCGGCTACCGGGCCCGGCTCGCGGCCGACCCCGTGACGGCCCGGCTGGTGCGGGCGGGGCTGGGCCGGGAGTGGATCGCCGACTTCCTCACCCCCGCGCCCCGCGCCGGGGAGAGCTTCGCCGAGGAGGTGGCCCGGGTGCGCGCGGCCGGTCCCGGTGCCGCCCGCGCCCATCTGCGGCTCTCCCTCGCCGGGCCGCTCCCGGCCGAGCTGGACCGGGACGACCTGCCGGAGCGGGCGGCCGGGCTGCTGGAGTGGGTGTGGCAGGAGACCGTACGGCCGTCCTGGGAGCGGCGCCGGCGGGTGCTGGAGGCGGACGTGGTCGCGCGGACCGCGCGGGTGAGCCAGGGCGGCTGGGCGAGCGTGCTGGACTCGCTGCGGCCGGGCGGCACCCGGTGGCTCGGGGACAACCGGTTCCAGGTCAACCTGCACGAGTACCCGCCGCGCGAGATCTCCGGCGCCGAGCTGGTGTTCGTGCCGGTGACCGCGCAGCGCACGGGCTGGGTGGCCTGGGAGGAGCGGGAGCGGTACGCCGTGGTCTATCCCTGCACGGGCGTCCTGGCGGGGGACGGCGGCCGCGCGGTGCCCGCCGGGCTGGGCGCGCTGCTCGGGGCGGCCCGGGCCGCCGTGCTCGTCCTGCTCGGCTCCCCCATGAGCACCAGCCAGCTGACCGCCGTCACCGGGCAGGGCCTCGGCTCGGTCGGGCGGCATCTGAGGGTGCTGCGGGAGGCGGGGCTGGTGGAGCGGCGGCGGGCCGGGCGTTCGGTGCTGTACGTGCGGACGGCGGCCGGTGACGTGCTGGTCGAGGCCGGGCGCGGGGGCCCTGACCCGGCGGGGCTAGCATCCGGGCATGACGACTACTGA
- a CDS encoding GOLPH3/VPS74 family protein, with protein MGRSRRTLPEELLLLALDPATGTTAQPQSLDLGLAGAQLVELALAGRIAPDGDRIAVVVPRPTGDPTLDCALELLRRRGAPVRAVHWIGGPRLGLRQTYLSHLERCGMVAAVPGQMCGVLPTTRYQATDNDISREIRARLDSAIRTGVPPDPRTAALAALAHAVGLGKHLYPGNEGRSSRSRLRDLIRHDPMGGLVAHAVMDVQNGAAAQPRRGPASGGRQAAPGARPAAEPARGVPMQPRHGSMARAVAH; from the coding sequence ATGGGCAGGAGCCGCAGAACACTTCCGGAGGAGCTTCTGTTGCTGGCACTGGACCCGGCCACGGGTACCACTGCACAGCCGCAGTCGCTCGACCTCGGTCTGGCCGGTGCACAGCTAGTGGAGCTGGCGCTGGCCGGACGGATAGCCCCAGACGGGGATCGTATCGCCGTGGTGGTGCCACGGCCGACAGGAGATCCGACTCTGGACTGCGCGTTGGAGTTGCTGCGAAGGCGTGGCGCTCCCGTACGGGCCGTCCACTGGATCGGCGGACCCCGACTGGGGCTCCGCCAGACCTACCTCTCGCATCTGGAGCGGTGCGGCATGGTCGCCGCCGTGCCGGGTCAGATGTGCGGGGTGTTGCCGACGACGCGCTACCAGGCGACGGACAACGACATCAGCCGGGAGATCCGTGCCCGGCTGGACTCCGCGATCCGCACCGGCGTACCGCCGGACCCGCGGACCGCGGCGCTCGCCGCGCTGGCGCACGCCGTCGGACTCGGCAAGCACCTGTATCCGGGGAACGAGGGACGGTCGTCCCGGTCCCGGCTGCGGGACCTGATCCGGCACGACCCCATGGGCGGGCTCGTCGCCCACGCCGTGATGGACGTGCAGAACGGTGCGGCCGCCCAGCCGCGCCGGGGCCCGGCCTCGGGCGGCCGGCAGGCCGCGCCCGGCGCCAGGCCCGCGGCGGAACCCGCACGCGGGGTTCCGATGCAGCCGCGCCACGGGTCCATGGCACGCGCCGTGGCCCACTGA
- a CDS encoding MFS transporter, translated as MATAEPTRADDADPGPGVGPRIRLSTTDEDSRTAGVRPGGRARLLAALEPLRQRMLRHPVLSVTVLAGVLHIIWFFTFANSGGDLAAQDAWAEFVGRHPDSAYNLAWYGGMHPVSYSVVSPYLMSVLGVRTTMMIAGTVSAGLLTLVLIRSRAVKNPLWASLGGVAALLANAISGRVTFGLGTMFALGAVAAVFCWPYRWRYKRWAKALVAAPLAALATMASPVAGLFVGFVAAALFLQKRRPGAWALGLAPSAVVAVSAWLFPFSGTQPMGIGSVVMPLLYGLFCLFLVPKEWVTVRLTAAVYSLSVVLVWLISSQIGSNISRLPMLFAGATLVAALPYTVPKTRKWYVTVLALLGFAGWIGFKSVDDIIHTTPAASWARELAPLINQLQKLGAEKGRVEVVPARSHREASALAPDFNLARGWNRQADMERNPLFYDDTLNSANYHEWLQRWAVHYVVLPKDNPDGDGGQRERALLQRGMPYLKQVWGDANWQLFKVTDPTPLAEPNAVVDRAEQGEMILRVRRAGRILIRIPYSPWLSVVDEHGKSVQPPQPSSGTPKTYRNVHGCLTQTPEDSNGDRWTVLLAPKAGTYRLAAPYQLPRGTPCPEGLG; from the coding sequence GTGGCCACAGCGGAGCCGACACGCGCCGACGACGCAGATCCGGGCCCGGGAGTGGGCCCGCGAATACGACTGTCCACGACTGACGAGGACAGCCGTACCGCGGGGGTACGCCCCGGCGGGCGCGCGCGTCTGCTCGCCGCGCTGGAGCCCCTCCGGCAGCGGATGCTCCGGCATCCCGTGCTGTCGGTCACGGTGCTCGCCGGCGTGCTGCACATCATCTGGTTCTTCACGTTCGCGAACAGCGGCGGCGATCTCGCGGCGCAGGACGCGTGGGCGGAGTTCGTCGGCCGGCACCCGGACTCGGCGTACAACCTCGCCTGGTACGGGGGCATGCACCCGGTCTCTTACAGCGTGGTGTCGCCGTACCTGATGTCGGTCCTCGGCGTCCGTACGACGATGATGATCGCCGGGACGGTGTCGGCGGGCCTGCTGACGCTGGTCCTGATCCGCAGCCGGGCGGTGAAGAACCCGCTGTGGGCCTCGCTCGGCGGGGTCGCCGCGCTCCTGGCCAACGCGATCTCCGGCCGGGTGACCTTCGGGCTCGGCACGATGTTCGCGCTCGGCGCGGTCGCGGCGGTGTTCTGCTGGCCGTACCGGTGGCGGTACAAGCGCTGGGCGAAGGCCCTGGTCGCCGCCCCGCTGGCCGCGCTCGCCACGATGGCCTCGCCGGTCGCGGGCCTGTTCGTGGGCTTCGTCGCAGCCGCGCTGTTCCTGCAGAAGCGGCGGCCGGGCGCCTGGGCGCTGGGGCTCGCGCCGTCGGCGGTGGTCGCCGTGTCGGCCTGGCTGTTCCCGTTCTCCGGCACCCAGCCGATGGGGATCGGCTCGGTGGTCATGCCGCTGCTGTACGGGCTGTTCTGCCTGTTCCTGGTGCCGAAGGAGTGGGTGACGGTCCGGCTGACGGCTGCCGTCTACAGCCTCTCCGTCGTCCTGGTGTGGCTGATCAGCTCGCAGATCGGGTCCAACATCTCGCGGCTGCCGATGCTGTTCGCGGGTGCGACGCTGGTCGCGGCCCTGCCGTACACCGTGCCGAAGACCCGCAAGTGGTACGTGACCGTGCTGGCCCTGCTCGGCTTCGCCGGCTGGATCGGCTTCAAGTCGGTGGACGACATCATCCACACCACCCCCGCCGCGTCCTGGGCCCGTGAGCTGGCGCCGCTGATCAACCAGCTCCAGAAGCTCGGCGCCGAGAAGGGCAGGGTCGAGGTGGTCCCGGCCCGCTCCCACCGGGAGGCCTCCGCGCTGGCGCCGGACTTCAACCTGGCCCGCGGCTGGAACCGGCAGGCCGACATGGAGCGCAATCCGCTCTTCTACGACGACACGCTCAACTCGGCGAACTACCACGAGTGGCTCCAGCGGTGGGCCGTGCACTACGTGGTGCTGCCCAAGGACAACCCGGACGGGGACGGCGGTCAGCGGGAGCGGGCGCTGCTGCAGCGCGGGATGCCGTATCTGAAGCAGGTCTGGGGCGACGCCAACTGGCAGCTGTTCAAGGTGACCGATCCGACGCCGCTGGCCGAGCCGAACGCGGTGGTGGACCGGGCCGAGCAGGGCGAGATGATCCTGCGGGTGCGCCGGGCGGGGCGGATCCTGATCCGGATTCCGTACTCGCCCTGGCTGAGCGTGGTCGACGAGCACGGCAAGAGCGTGCAGCCGCCGCAGCCGTCGTCCGGTACGCCGAAGACGTACCGGAACGTCCACGGGTGTCTGACGCAGACGCCGGAGGACTCGAACGGGGACCGGTGGACGGTGCTGCTGGCGCCGAAGGCCGGAACCTACCGGTTGGCTGCCCCGTACCAGTTGCCGCGCGGCACTCCCTGCCCCGAGGGGCTGGGCTGA
- a CDS encoding sodium:solute symporter family protein: MNSLDWAVLIGYFGVMVAIGVWSHKRVDNVSDFFTAGGKMPWWLSGISHHMSGYSAVMFTGYAGIAYTYGVTSFITWSFPIALGIAIGSKLFAPRINRLRSRLHVASPLEYLKNRYNLPTQQALAWSGMLLKIVDVGAKWAAIATLLSVFTGISLNQGILITGAITAVYCTIGGLWADALTELGQFVIQLLAGISMFVAVVVKLNDQDIGFLGAWDEPALHGHGKPLVGPYSTVFLLAFLFIKLFEYNGGMLNQAQRYMATGSAHQAERSARLSAILWLVWPVVLFFPMWMSPLLVKAQKPDGSDSYALMTEQLLPHGLLGLVVVGFFSHTMAMCSSDANAIAAVFTRDCAPVLSARAREWSTRSGLIAARVTTVVFLGLSMAAATQVNSPAFKDIITVVIKWVAGLMGPMAIPMMLGLLRPFRRSGPTAALVSWAMGLLAFWLVNYPISRRIDGGVPLQYQVSVPLAVSLVLYTVIGFLKPEDTPERLAIIEKVNTDGDAAAAVPVPAAAGDDVVGTPDRAR, from the coding sequence ATGAACAGTCTCGACTGGGCCGTGCTCATCGGCTACTTCGGCGTGATGGTCGCGATCGGCGTCTGGTCGCACAAGCGCGTGGACAACGTCTCCGACTTCTTCACGGCCGGCGGCAAGATGCCCTGGTGGCTCTCCGGCATCTCGCACCACATGTCGGGCTACAGCGCCGTGATGTTCACCGGGTACGCGGGCATCGCCTACACCTACGGCGTCACCTCCTTCATCACCTGGTCCTTCCCCATCGCGCTCGGCATCGCCATCGGGTCGAAGCTGTTCGCGCCACGCATCAACCGGCTGCGCTCCCGGCTCCACGTGGCCTCCCCGCTTGAATACCTGAAGAACCGTTACAACCTGCCCACCCAGCAGGCGCTCGCCTGGTCGGGCATGCTGCTGAAGATCGTGGACGTGGGCGCCAAGTGGGCGGCGATCGCCACCCTGCTGTCGGTGTTCACCGGGATCTCGCTGAACCAGGGCATCCTCATCACCGGCGCGATCACGGCCGTGTACTGCACGATCGGCGGCCTGTGGGCGGACGCGCTGACCGAACTCGGCCAGTTCGTCATCCAGTTGCTGGCCGGCATCTCGATGTTCGTCGCGGTCGTGGTGAAGCTGAACGACCAGGACATCGGCTTCCTCGGCGCCTGGGACGAGCCCGCCCTGCACGGCCACGGCAAGCCGCTCGTCGGCCCGTACAGCACGGTGTTCCTGCTGGCGTTCCTGTTCATCAAGCTCTTCGAGTACAACGGCGGCATGCTCAACCAGGCCCAGCGCTACATGGCCACCGGCAGCGCCCACCAGGCCGAGCGCTCGGCCCGGCTGTCCGCGATCCTCTGGCTGGTCTGGCCGGTGGTCCTGTTCTTCCCGATGTGGATGTCCCCGCTGCTGGTGAAGGCGCAGAAGCCGGACGGCTCCGACTCCTACGCGCTGATGACCGAACAGCTGCTGCCGCACGGCCTGTTGGGTCTGGTCGTCGTCGGCTTCTTCTCGCACACGATGGCCATGTGCTCCTCCGACGCGAACGCCATCGCGGCCGTCTTCACCCGGGACTGCGCGCCGGTGCTCTCGGCGCGGGCGCGGGAGTGGAGCACGCGTTCGGGGCTGATCGCGGCGCGCGTCACGACGGTCGTCTTCCTCGGCCTGTCGATGGCGGCCGCGACCCAGGTCAACTCCCCCGCGTTCAAGGACATCATCACGGTCGTCATCAAGTGGGTCGCCGGTCTGATGGGTCCGATGGCCATCCCGATGATGCTCGGCCTGCTCCGCCCGTTCCGCCGCTCCGGCCCGACGGCCGCGCTCGTCAGCTGGGCGATGGGGCTGCTCGCCTTCTGGCTGGTCAACTACCCGATCAGCCGGCGGATCGACGGCGGGGTCCCGCTCCAGTACCAGGTCTCGGTCCCGCTCGCGGTCTCCCTGGTGCTGTACACCGTCATCGGCTTCCTCAAGCCGGAGGACACACCGGAACGGCTGGCGATCATCGAGAAGGTCAACACCGACGGAGACGCCGCGGCGGCGGTTCCGGTGCCGGCCGCCGCGGGGGACGACGTCGTGGGTACGCCCGACCGGGCCCGGTAG
- a CDS encoding helix-turn-helix domain-containing protein — MASNVNPTVRRRRLGQELRRLRELKGMTAEEVAERLLVSQSKISRLENGRRSISQRDVRDLCGVYEVEDQRIVDSLMEMARDSRQQGWWHTFGDIPYSVYIGLETDAESLRVYEPQLVTGLLQTRAYAEALVQGALPETSTAEIEKRVQVRMRRQERITAENNPLRLWVVLDEAALRRLVGSKLVMREQLEHLIEMSQLPHVTVQVLPFEVGAHPGLNGQYAILEFADAADSSVVYLEGVTSDLYLEKAQDVQKYAVMYEHLRAQSLNVEASRQFIANVAKEYAD, encoded by the coding sequence GTGGCGTCCAATGTCAATCCCACCGTCAGGCGGCGCCGACTGGGCCAGGAGCTGCGCAGGCTCCGTGAGCTCAAGGGCATGACGGCCGAAGAGGTGGCGGAGCGGCTGCTGGTGTCGCAGTCGAAGATCAGCAGGCTGGAGAACGGCCGCAGAAGCATCAGCCAGCGCGACGTGCGCGACCTGTGCGGGGTGTACGAGGTCGAGGACCAGCGGATCGTCGACTCGCTGATGGAGATGGCCCGGGACTCCAGACAGCAGGGGTGGTGGCACACCTTCGGGGACATCCCGTACAGCGTCTACATCGGGCTGGAGACCGACGCGGAGTCGCTGCGGGTGTACGAACCCCAGCTGGTGACCGGCCTTTTGCAGACCCGTGCCTATGCCGAGGCCCTGGTGCAGGGCGCGTTGCCGGAGACGTCGACGGCCGAGATCGAGAAGCGGGTCCAGGTCCGGATGCGCCGACAGGAACGTATCACCGCCGAGAACAACCCGCTCCGGCTGTGGGTCGTACTGGACGAGGCGGCCCTGCGCCGGCTCGTGGGCAGCAAGCTGGTGATGCGGGAACAGCTGGAGCACCTGATCGAGATGTCCCAGCTGCCGCACGTCACCGTGCAGGTGCTGCCGTTCGAGGTGGGCGCCCACCCGGGGCTCAACGGTCAGTACGCGATCCTGGAGTTCGCCGACGCGGCCGACTCCAGCGTGGTGTACCTGGAGGGCGTCACCAGCGACCTGTACCTGGAGAAGGCGCAGGACGTGCAGAAGTACGCCGTGATGTACGAGCATCTGCGGGCGCAGTCCCTCAATGTGGAAGCGTCCCGGCAATTCATCGCGAACGTGGCGAAAGAGTACGCCGACTGA
- a CDS encoding SDR family oxidoreductase yields MSLLAGKTVVVSGVGAGLGHQVAAAVVRDGGNAVLGARTEANLAKSAAGIDPDGAHTAYRATDITDEGQCEALAGLARERFGGIDAVVHVAAWDSYFGGLADADFTTWQSVIDVNLLGTLRMTRACLPALRAGGGGSVVFIGTQSAVAAPSQVKQAAYAASKGALTSVMYSLARELGPDRIRVNSVLPGWMWGPPVQAYVRFTAHTEGVPEGEVLARLTERMALPEPATDGDVADAAVFLASDRARAITGQSLLVNAGELMR; encoded by the coding sequence ATGTCCCTGCTCGCGGGCAAGACCGTCGTCGTCTCGGGTGTCGGGGCCGGGCTCGGCCATCAGGTGGCGGCGGCCGTCGTACGGGACGGCGGGAACGCGGTGCTCGGGGCGCGCACCGAGGCGAACCTGGCCAAGAGCGCGGCCGGGATCGATCCGGACGGCGCGCACACGGCGTACCGGGCGACCGACATCACCGACGAGGGGCAGTGCGAGGCGCTGGCGGGGCTGGCGCGGGAGCGGTTCGGCGGGATCGACGCGGTGGTCCACGTGGCCGCCTGGGACTCGTACTTCGGCGGGCTGGCGGACGCGGACTTCACGACCTGGCAGTCGGTCATCGACGTGAACCTGCTGGGGACGCTGCGGATGACCCGGGCCTGCCTGCCGGCGCTGCGGGCGGGCGGGGGCGGCTCGGTGGTGTTCATCGGGACGCAGTCGGCCGTGGCCGCGCCCTCGCAGGTGAAGCAGGCCGCCTACGCCGCCTCGAAGGGGGCGCTGACCAGTGTGATGTACTCGCTGGCGCGGGAGCTGGGCCCGGACCGGATCCGGGTCAACTCCGTGCTGCCGGGCTGGATGTGGGGGCCGCCGGTGCAGGCGTACGTCCGGTTCACCGCGCACACGGAGGGTGTGCCGGAAGGAGAGGTGCTGGCGCGGCTGACCGAGCGGATGGCGTTGCCGGAGCCGGCCACCGACGGCGATGTGGCGGACGCGGCGGTGTTCCTCGCCTCGGACCGGGCGCGGGCGATCACCGGGCAGTCGCTGCTGGTCAACGCGGGTGAGCTGATGCGTTGA
- a CDS encoding D-alanyl-D-alanine carboxypeptidase has product MKTEPKTSSDTDADADADASAAAKGEAEIPSAAKAGSEGSSDAKPEVEKPSDAKPEADGSPASKTEAAKGEADADVEPAVDEDAEGKPKADATAKSETDADAKPAGNSKPDADSRATKGTKTTKTATTEADAEGAEGKAGTEAEAEADADADATAVADDKAGTDAEDVAGGKADEGSAAAAGGKTSSGDRDVADDKTSTAGKHLAGGKGVAGEGEGVAEAVDGGDGPEAADGGDAPQGPPADDDESRTGGADGNTDAEGAAEANPAPTPAAPADKPPVDQPTAVFKAPRPKKAEVDQPTTMLKLGGKPKQPESDAERTSKFVALKDDLRKPAPQPAPQPAAQQPAARPAPDATTPVPQVGPERTTQQPLPPKPPLDLLAELTNTPPPPETPVRTLVRRVKIWSPLVLLLAVILAVVQAVRPLPSPTLALTGEETYTFDGGRTTLPWPGEGQGWIDADGVGTMGHFGKQTPVAIGSVAKTMTAYIILKHHPLKPGEEGPKIKVDAKAEKEGGYDKAGESTLNTVKAGSYLTEKQALSAVMIPSANNIARLLARWDAGSEAAFVKQMNATARELGMKNTTYTDPSGLKETTVSTAEDQVKLGRAFVKVPALVAISSAASWTDPSGHFWPNYNELPYRMGAIGIKTGSTTAAGGNLLFASRKQVGGRTVTLVGAILGQHKPKILETVNAVSKTALTAAQDALTSSKILKKGDVVGYVDDGLGGHTPVAVTQDVTAAGWAGMKVRLSFAPGTVPHTAKAGTRVGTLTVGDGTSGAVKVPVALQKDLAEPGFGAKLTRLG; this is encoded by the coding sequence GTGAAGACGGAGCCGAAGACTTCGTCCGACACCGACGCCGACGCCGACGCCGACGCTTCGGCTGCCGCGAAGGGCGAGGCCGAGATCCCGTCTGCGGCGAAGGCGGGGTCCGAGGGCTCGTCCGACGCGAAGCCCGAGGTGGAGAAGCCGTCTGACGCGAAGCCGGAGGCCGACGGCTCGCCCGCCTCGAAGACCGAGGCCGCCAAGGGCGAGGCCGACGCTGACGTGGAGCCGGCCGTCGACGAGGACGCCGAGGGCAAGCCGAAGGCCGACGCCACCGCAAAGAGCGAAACCGACGCGGACGCGAAGCCTGCCGGGAACTCGAAGCCGGACGCGGACAGCAGGGCCACCAAGGGCACGAAGACCACCAAGACCGCGACGACCGAGGCGGACGCCGAGGGTGCGGAGGGCAAAGCCGGCACCGAAGCCGAGGCCGAGGCCGACGCGGACGCGGACGCCACGGCTGTCGCGGACGACAAGGCCGGTACGGACGCCGAGGACGTCGCGGGCGGCAAGGCCGACGAAGGCAGCGCGGCTGCCGCCGGTGGCAAGACCAGCTCCGGCGACAGGGACGTCGCGGACGACAAGACCAGCACCGCCGGCAAGCACCTCGCGGGCGGCAAGGGTGTTGCCGGTGAGGGCGAAGGCGTAGCCGAGGCGGTGGACGGCGGGGACGGGCCGGAGGCCGCCGATGGCGGGGACGCCCCACAGGGGCCACCCGCGGACGACGACGAGAGCCGCACGGGTGGTGCGGATGGGAACACGGACGCCGAAGGCGCAGCCGAGGCGAATCCCGCCCCCACCCCCGCGGCGCCCGCCGACAAGCCCCCCGTGGACCAGCCGACCGCCGTGTTCAAGGCGCCGCGGCCCAAGAAGGCTGAAGTCGATCAGCCGACGACCATGCTGAAGCTCGGCGGCAAGCCGAAGCAGCCCGAGTCCGACGCCGAGCGCACCAGCAAGTTCGTCGCGCTGAAGGACGACCTGCGCAAGCCCGCTCCCCAGCCCGCCCCGCAGCCCGCCGCACAGCAGCCGGCGGCCCGGCCGGCCCCCGACGCCACCACCCCCGTCCCCCAGGTCGGCCCCGAGCGCACCACGCAGCAGCCGCTCCCGCCCAAGCCCCCGCTGGACCTGCTGGCGGAGCTGACGAACACGCCGCCGCCCCCGGAGACCCCGGTCCGCACGCTCGTGCGGAGGGTCAAGATCTGGAGCCCCCTGGTCCTGCTCCTGGCGGTCATCCTCGCGGTCGTCCAGGCCGTGCGCCCGCTGCCGTCCCCCACCCTCGCGCTCACCGGCGAGGAGACCTACACGTTCGACGGCGGCCGGACGACCCTGCCGTGGCCCGGCGAGGGCCAGGGCTGGATCGACGCGGACGGCGTCGGCACGATGGGCCACTTCGGCAAGCAGACGCCGGTGGCGATCGGCTCGGTCGCCAAGACCATGACCGCGTACATCATCCTCAAGCACCACCCGCTGAAGCCGGGGGAGGAGGGCCCGAAGATCAAGGTGGACGCGAAGGCGGAGAAGGAGGGCGGCTACGACAAGGCCGGCGAGTCCACCCTCAACACCGTCAAGGCCGGCAGCTACCTCACCGAGAAGCAGGCCCTGTCCGCCGTCATGATCCCCTCCGCCAACAACATCGCCCGGCTGCTCGCCCGCTGGGACGCGGGCTCGGAGGCGGCGTTCGTGAAGCAGATGAACGCCACCGCCAGGGAACTGGGGATGAAGAACACGACGTACACCGACCCCTCGGGTCTGAAGGAGACCACCGTCTCCACGGCCGAGGACCAGGTGAAGCTCGGCCGCGCGTTCGTGAAGGTGCCGGCCCTGGTCGCCATCAGCAGCGCGGCCAGCTGGACGGACCCCTCCGGCCACTTCTGGCCCAACTACAACGAGCTGCCGTACCGCATGGGCGCGATCGGCATCAAGACCGGCAGCACCACCGCGGCCGGCGGCAACCTGCTCTTCGCCTCGCGCAAGCAGGTCGGCGGCCGGACGGTCACCCTGGTCGGCGCGATCCTCGGCCAGCACAAGCCGAAGATCCTGGAGACGGTCAACGCCGTCAGCAAGACCGCGCTGACCGCCGCCCAGGACGCGCTGACCTCGTCGAAGATCCTGAAGAAGGGCGACGTGGTGGGCTACGTGGACGACGGGCTCGGCGGCCACACCCCGGTCGCGGTCACGCAGGACGTCACGGCGGCCGGCTGGGCCGGTATGAAGGTGCGGCTGTCCTTCGCCCCGGGGACCGTGCCACACACCGCGAAGGCCGGCACCCGGGTCGGCACGCTCACCGTGGGTGACGGCACCTCCGGTGCGGTGAAGGTTCCGGTGGCCCTGCAGAAGGATCTGGCCGAGCCCGGTTTCGGCGCCAAGCTCACCCGGCTGGGCTGA
- a CDS encoding glutathione peroxidase, which produces MTTTDHNVLDVEIGALTGGSANLPQYAGKAVLIVNVASKCGLTPQYTGLEKLQERYAAQGFTVLGVPCNQFLGQEPGSAEEIAEFCSATYGVTFPLTEKVEVNGEGRHPLYERLVGFPDAEGHSGDIRWNFEKFLIGRDGRVVARFSPQTEPESAEVVSAIEAQLG; this is translated from the coding sequence ATGACGACTACTGACCACAACGTGCTGGATGTCGAGATCGGAGCCCTCACCGGCGGCTCCGCGAACCTGCCGCAGTATGCGGGCAAGGCCGTGCTCATCGTGAACGTGGCCTCCAAGTGCGGCCTGACCCCGCAGTACACCGGGCTGGAGAAGCTCCAGGAGCGCTACGCCGCGCAGGGCTTCACCGTGCTGGGCGTGCCCTGCAACCAGTTCCTCGGGCAGGAGCCCGGCTCCGCCGAGGAGATCGCCGAGTTCTGCTCGGCGACGTACGGCGTGACCTTCCCGCTGACCGAGAAGGTGGAGGTGAACGGGGAGGGCCGGCATCCGCTGTACGAGCGGCTCGTCGGGTTCCCGGACGCCGAGGGGCACAGCGGGGACATCCGCTGGAACTTCGAGAAGTTCCTGATCGGGCGGGACGGCCGGGTCGTCGCGCGGTTCTCGCCGCAGACCGAGCCGGAGTCGGCCGAGGTGGTCTCCGCGATCGAGGCCCAGCTGGGCTGA
- a CDS encoding DUF397 domain-containing protein: MALIQGASETWMKSSYSAGNGACVEVKSPTAAELAVRDSKIPEGPILAFPAGAWNAFVSSVKA, encoded by the coding sequence ATGGCACTGATTCAGGGCGCTTCGGAGACGTGGATGAAGTCCTCCTATTCCGCGGGCAACGGCGCCTGCGTCGAGGTCAAGTCGCCCACCGCCGCCGAACTCGCCGTCCGCGACTCCAAGATCCCCGAGGGTCCGATCCTGGCCTTCCCCGCCGGCGCGTGGAACGCCTTCGTGTCCTCGGTCAAGGCGTGA